A single bacterium HR17 DNA region contains:
- the selA gene encoding L-seryl-tRNA(Sec) selenium transferase: MTDRQALLRQLPAVHEVLETEAAQQLLKEVPRPLVTEAIRRALDKARQQILRGDGTIAVPTAVEVARRAQTVLWQEVVPLMPRVINATGIIVHTGLGRSLLSPHAVQRLVEAATRPCALEVDEVTGERSFRDLRVEKLLCLLTGAEAATVVNNNAAAVLLILNTLAEGREVIVSRGELVEIGGSFRIPEILRKSGAALVEVGTTNKTRLSDYERAINERTALLLKVHQSNFRIVGFTEQVTLRQLVALGRKHNLPVVEDLGSGALADVSRAGIEKEPLVQESVAAGADLVSFSGDKLLGGPQAGIVVGRKDLIAQLRHNPLYRAFRCDKLTFAALEATLLSYFDAERAWREIPTLQQIALSPQEVKRRAQKVARRLRRLGVPATAVSVRPSVSQVGGGALPDQFLPTWCVVVAPPNGDSADAFAQRLRLGSPSVFCRIQKDALWFDLRTVLPDELGELAGCIVAAWVKE; encoded by the coding sequence ATGACAGACCGGCAGGCGTTGCTGCGGCAGTTGCCCGCTGTCCACGAGGTATTGGAGACGGAAGCGGCGCAGCAGCTGCTGAAGGAAGTCCCGCGCCCGTTGGTGACGGAAGCCATCCGACGCGCGCTGGACAAAGCGCGCCAGCAAATTTTGCGCGGCGACGGCACGATAGCGGTGCCGACGGCAGTAGAAGTGGCGCGACGGGCGCAAACGGTGTTGTGGCAGGAAGTCGTCCCGTTGATGCCCCGTGTCATCAACGCGACAGGCATCATCGTTCACACGGGGTTGGGGCGGTCGCTCCTTTCGCCCCACGCTGTGCAGCGGCTGGTGGAAGCCGCCACGCGCCCGTGCGCGTTGGAAGTGGACGAAGTCACGGGCGAACGGAGTTTCCGCGACTTGCGGGTAGAAAAACTGCTCTGCCTGCTAACAGGCGCAGAAGCGGCGACGGTCGTCAACAACAACGCCGCCGCCGTTTTGCTCATCTTGAACACACTGGCGGAAGGGCGCGAAGTAATCGTCTCGCGGGGTGAGTTGGTGGAAATCGGCGGCAGTTTTCGCATCCCTGAAATTTTGCGCAAGAGCGGCGCCGCGCTGGTGGAGGTCGGCACGACCAACAAGACGCGGCTAAGCGACTACGAGCGCGCCATCAACGAGCGGACGGCGTTGTTGCTGAAAGTGCACCAGAGCAACTTTCGCATCGTCGGCTTCACCGAGCAAGTGACACTGCGCCAGTTGGTCGCGTTAGGGCGCAAACATAACCTACCCGTCGTGGAGGATTTGGGCAGCGGCGCGCTGGCGGATGTCAGCCGCGCCGGCATTGAAAAGGAGCCGCTGGTGCAAGAGAGCGTGGCAGCGGGTGCCGATTTGGTCAGTTTCAGCGGTGACAAGTTGCTAGGCGGACCGCAAGCGGGCATCGTCGTCGGGCGCAAGGATTTGATCGCCCAACTGCGGCACAACCCGCTGTATCGTGCCTTCCGGTGCGATAAGTTGACCTTTGCGGCGTTGGAAGCGACTTTGCTGAGTTACTTTGACGCCGAGCGGGCGTGGCGGGAAATCCCCACGCTCCAGCAAATTGCCTTGAGCCCGCAGGAGGTCAAGCGGCGGGCGCAAAAGGTGGCGCGTCGGTTGCGCCGTTTAGGTGTGCCCGCGACAGCCGTCAGCGTGCGTCCGTCGGTGTCGCAGGTCGGGGGCGGGGCGTTGCCCGACCAGTTTTTGCCGACTTGGTGCGTCGTCGTCGCGCCGCCTAACGGCGACAGCGCCGACGCTTTCGCCCAACGGTTGCGGTTGGGGAGTCCGTCTGTCTTCTGCCGCATCCAAAAGGATGCCCTTTGGTTTGATTTGCGGACGGTGCTGCCAGACGAACTCGGGGAGCTAGCGGGGTGCATCGTGGCGGCGTGGGTTAAGGAATGA
- the copA_1 gene encoding Copper-exporting P-type ATPase A encodes MRHPFRGVSAMSRRFSLSVQGMHCASCAETVADALKSVKGVRDASVNIATERALVEVDDGVDFRAMVDAVERAGYRLVTHTATFALNAPLNDTAIQALRAVAGIIAVEPASAPAPAVIVRYLDGVTSRHALQRQLQALGYVAQFVEGLSAEQATADEAQAAWARAWVGLALSLVIMGLTMLPPLVRQPWAQWAAGGLTTFVVLWVGTPFLRRAMAAALRRTATMDTLVSIGAISAYGYSLWALIAQSHGHSQHLYFDGAAFILSAVSLGKGLEARARTIATAALRKLTGLLPSAVTVVRDGKEQTIPLDAVQIGDIVVVRTGERVPVDGVVVAGKGSVDESLLTGESVPVVKDEGDEVVSGSLCVDGFLKVEALRVGESTFVEQMARLMNEAQATKPAMQRLADRVAAVFVPGVLALAAVTFAGWMLLSGDATKAFTAAVAVTVIACPCAMGLATPTAIAVALGRLAQRGILVRNAEAMETAAAITTVVLDKTGTATEGQMKVVAVWVGEAFDGDANELLRWAASAEQGSLHPIARAILQAAKERNLALPAPTEIRTEVGVGVRAKFAAPVAVASVSGRHLTVAPANAVAEVFVGAVDAEQLPADAPVATWLDNGWNIVGVWVNGVLAGCIALTDALRPDAVEAVQQLKAMGIKVLMATGDKPQAAMRVARQLGCDDVLALATPQRKAQWVRELQEQGERVLMVGDGINDAVALAQADIGVAIATGTDLAAQAADVLLVAERLTVLVEFLRLARRTKRVMVQNLFWAFAYNMAALPLAALGKLNPMIAAVAMALSSVTVVGNALRLRR; translated from the coding sequence GTGAGGCATCCTTTTCGTGGGGTGAGTGCGATGAGCCGTCGCTTCAGCCTGTCCGTGCAAGGGATGCACTGTGCTTCTTGCGCTGAAACCGTCGCCGACGCCCTGAAAAGCGTCAAGGGCGTGCGGGATGCGTCTGTCAACATCGCGACGGAGCGGGCGTTAGTGGAAGTGGACGACGGCGTTGACTTTCGCGCGATGGTGGACGCCGTTGAACGAGCAGGTTACCGCCTTGTGACTCACACCGCTACTTTTGCGCTCAACGCACCGCTAAACGACACCGCTATTCAAGCGTTACGCGCCGTCGCCGGCATTATCGCCGTTGAACCCGCATCGGCGCCCGCACCGGCAGTCATCGTGCGTTACCTTGACGGTGTGACGAGCCGCCACGCATTGCAGCGACAATTGCAGGCGTTGGGTTATGTCGCGCAATTTGTGGAAGGGTTATCAGCGGAACAGGCAACGGCTGACGAAGCCCAAGCGGCGTGGGCGCGGGCATGGGTCGGGTTGGCGCTGTCGCTGGTCATCATGGGCTTGACGATGTTGCCGCCATTGGTCCGTCAACCGTGGGCGCAATGGGCGGCTGGCGGGTTGACGACTTTCGTCGTCTTGTGGGTCGGCACACCCTTTTTGCGGCGCGCTATGGCAGCGGCGTTGCGCCGCACCGCCACGATGGACACGCTCGTCAGCATCGGGGCGATCTCCGCTTACGGCTACAGCCTTTGGGCGCTTATCGCTCAAAGCCATGGGCACAGTCAGCACCTCTACTTTGACGGCGCTGCCTTCATCCTTTCCGCCGTCAGTTTGGGCAAAGGGTTGGAAGCGCGGGCGCGCACCATCGCGACCGCTGCGCTGCGCAAGTTGACGGGTTTGCTGCCGTCCGCTGTGACAGTTGTGCGCGACGGTAAAGAGCAAACGATACCGTTGGATGCCGTGCAAATCGGCGACATCGTGGTAGTGCGGACAGGTGAACGCGTGCCCGTTGACGGCGTCGTCGTGGCAGGCAAAGGGAGCGTGGACGAAAGTTTGTTGACGGGCGAAAGCGTGCCTGTCGTCAAAGATGAAGGCGATGAAGTGGTGAGCGGCAGTTTGTGCGTGGATGGTTTTCTGAAAGTGGAAGCATTGCGGGTCGGTGAAAGCACTTTCGTTGAGCAAATGGCACGCCTGATGAACGAAGCGCAAGCGACAAAGCCGGCGATGCAGCGCCTTGCCGACCGAGTGGCGGCGGTGTTTGTGCCGGGCGTGCTGGCGTTGGCGGCGGTAACTTTCGCCGGTTGGATGCTCCTCAGCGGTGACGCCACTAAAGCCTTTACCGCTGCCGTCGCTGTGACGGTGATTGCGTGTCCGTGCGCAATGGGTTTGGCGACGCCGACCGCCATCGCCGTCGCGCTAGGACGGTTGGCGCAAAGGGGCATTTTGGTGCGCAACGCCGAAGCGATGGAAACCGCCGCCGCCATCACCACTGTCGTCCTTGACAAAACGGGCACGGCTACCGAAGGGCAGATGAAAGTCGTTGCCGTTTGGGTCGGCGAGGCGTTTGACGGCGACGCCAACGAACTGCTGCGCTGGGCGGCGTCTGCCGAGCAAGGGTCACTGCACCCCATCGCCCGCGCCATCCTGCAAGCGGCAAAGGAGCGCAATTTGGCGCTGCCAGCGCCGACGGAAATCCGCACGGAAGTCGGTGTCGGCGTGCGGGCGAAATTTGCGGCACCTGTCGCCGTCGCATCCGTTAGCGGGCGCCATTTGACCGTTGCGCCTGCAAACGCCGTCGCTGAAGTGTTTGTCGGCGCGGTGGACGCAGAGCAGTTGCCTGCCGATGCACCTGTCGCTACATGGCTGGACAACGGTTGGAATATCGTCGGTGTGTGGGTCAACGGGGTATTGGCAGGTTGCATCGCGCTCACCGATGCGTTGCGTCCCGACGCGGTGGAAGCCGTTCAGCAGTTGAAGGCGATGGGCATCAAGGTGCTAATGGCGACGGGCGATAAACCGCAAGCGGCGATGCGGGTCGCCCGACAACTGGGCTGCGACGATGTGTTGGCACTAGCGACACCCCAGCGGAAAGCGCAATGGGTGCGAGAGTTGCAGGAGCAAGGCGAACGCGTGCTGATGGTCGGTGACGGCATTAACGACGCCGTCGCGTTGGCGCAAGCGGACATCGGTGTCGCCATCGCGACAGGCACGGATTTGGCGGCTCAAGCGGCGGATGTGCTGTTGGTGGCGGAGCGGTTGACGGTTTTGGTGGAATTTTTGCGGTTGGCGCGCCGCACCAAACGGGTCATGGTGCAAAACCTGTTTTGGGCGTTTGCCTACAATATGGCAGCGTTACCGTTGGCGGCGTTGGGCAAACTCAACCCAATGATTGCAGCGGTAGCGATGGCGCTCAGCTCCGTCACGGTCGTCGGCAACGCGTTGCGGTTGCGGCGTTGA
- the rafA gene encoding Alpha-galactosidase, which translates to MSGRIAVGDLVWEADEHRRRFRLCSPAFTLTLGVTGRRQAVVLEWRDERTKRQWVKTPAPLFAFATTLNGVPVTSLQPTNDAGALVFDGAEPETGDGILTVRFRLRHERLNLIALVTLRAFDGTAALETGFTLRNEGDEPVTVSGLDPLLLTLHCDRPLTVFTLTGGHYDEKFPPSGFTLSEHALHDDTTVQIECGSAGRSSQKDIAWFALAERDDGVVTGGLIGGLAWSGRWRGTITRKGDTLVARLGVTEVTHRLAPLSELQSPSALLLPFAGDLDDAGRQWHEFLRRFWCPPSPPDFPWVQFNSWFGWTTHIDEATLMREVDIAAELGCEVFVVDAGWYDGCDAGDFGHGLGNWTEHRGKFPNGLKAFADYVHRKGMKFGLWVEPERVDLQTELAKQHPDWFAKRDGKVIGGGRYGHLCFGNPQVVAWCKERLTHLVAAYDVDWLKWDYNIAYGLGCNDPTHGHQDGDGTYAHTLGVYAVKAFLRTKFPHLVIEGCASGGHRIDFGIVRFVHTYWLSDFTHQAANVRFHLTGAWFALPSRYLNTWVVHDGTSAAEFRSRMGGAFGLSARLAEWDAATRERARRHIAEYKRLRPFVLQRRFTLTPQAQSLRAWTVWQFHDPTSDSGAVLAFRDQSPQERFTVRLKGLDLAKRYELHNADTGETLTQTGEHLLRDGVTLTISEPGGSALWWVRGV; encoded by the coding sequence ATGTCGGGGCGCATTGCGGTCGGCGATCTCGTTTGGGAAGCGGACGAACACCGGCGCCGGTTCCGCTTGTGTTCGCCCGCGTTCACGCTGACGCTGGGTGTCACGGGACGGCGGCAAGCGGTGGTGCTGGAGTGGCGCGATGAACGGACAAAAAGGCAGTGGGTCAAAACGCCCGCACCACTGTTCGCCTTCGCCACGACGCTTAACGGTGTGCCCGTCACTTCGCTGCAACCCACCAACGATGCGGGCGCTCTCGTGTTTGACGGCGCAGAGCCCGAAACGGGCGACGGTATTTTGACCGTGCGTTTCCGCTTGCGCCATGAGCGCTTAAACCTCATCGCCCTCGTGACCCTACGGGCGTTTGACGGCACGGCAGCGCTGGAAACAGGCTTTACGCTCCGCAACGAGGGCGACGAACCTGTGACCGTTAGCGGTTTAGACCCGCTGCTGCTGACGCTCCATTGCGATCGTCCCTTGACCGTGTTCACGCTGACAGGTGGGCATTACGACGAAAAGTTTCCGCCCAGCGGGTTCACCCTTTCCGAGCACGCGTTGCACGATGATACGACGGTGCAAATTGAATGCGGGAGTGCAGGACGCTCTTCGCAAAAAGACATCGCTTGGTTTGCTCTGGCGGAAAGGGACGACGGCGTCGTGACGGGAGGGTTGATCGGCGGGTTGGCGTGGAGCGGGCGATGGCGTGGAACGATAACCCGAAAAGGCGACACGCTCGTCGCGCGCTTGGGTGTAACGGAAGTGACGCATCGGCTCGCCCCACTGTCCGAACTGCAGTCGCCGTCGGCGCTCCTTCTGCCCTTTGCCGGCGACTTGGACGATGCAGGTCGGCAGTGGCACGAATTTTTGCGGCGTTTTTGGTGCCCGCCCTCACCGCCCGACTTTCCTTGGGTGCAGTTCAATTCGTGGTTCGGTTGGACGACCCACATTGACGAAGCGACGCTGATGCGTGAAGTGGACATCGCCGCTGAGTTGGGGTGCGAAGTGTTCGTCGTGGACGCGGGTTGGTATGACGGTTGCGACGCAGGCGATTTCGGGCACGGCTTGGGTAACTGGACAGAGCATCGGGGCAAGTTTCCCAACGGCTTGAAAGCCTTTGCCGACTATGTGCACCGCAAAGGCATGAAGTTTGGGCTGTGGGTGGAGCCTGAACGCGTTGACTTGCAAACCGAACTGGCAAAACAACATCCCGATTGGTTCGCCAAACGGGACGGCAAGGTCATCGGGGGTGGGCGTTACGGGCATTTGTGCTTCGGCAACCCGCAAGTGGTGGCGTGGTGCAAAGAGCGGTTGACGCATCTCGTCGCCGCTTACGATGTGGATTGGCTCAAGTGGGATTACAACATTGCCTACGGGCTGGGTTGTAACGACCCGACGCACGGGCACCAAGACGGCGACGGCACTTACGCTCACACCCTCGGCGTTTACGCCGTCAAAGCATTTTTGCGCACAAAATTTCCGCACTTGGTCATAGAAGGCTGCGCCAGCGGCGGTCATCGGATTGACTTTGGCATCGTGCGTTTTGTGCACACCTATTGGCTGAGCGATTTCACCCATCAGGCAGCCAATGTGCGGTTTCACTTGACAGGCGCCTGGTTTGCGCTGCCGTCCCGCTACTTGAACACATGGGTCGTGCATGACGGCACAAGCGCCGCAGAATTTCGCAGCCGTATGGGTGGCGCTTTCGGTCTCTCAGCCCGCCTAGCGGAATGGGACGCTGCGACGCGGGAACGAGCGCGACGGCACATCGCCGAATACAAGCGTCTGCGCCCGTTTGTGCTGCAGCGCCGTTTTACACTAACGCCGCAAGCCCAATCGCTGCGCGCATGGACGGTGTGGCAATTTCACGACCCCACAAGCGACAGCGGCGCCGTTTTGGCGTTTCGGGATCAATCGCCGCAAGAACGCTTCACCGTCCGCTTAAAAGGGCTTGACCTCGCAAAGCGTTACGAACTGCACAACGCCGACACCGGTGAAACGCTAACGCAAACGGGCGAACATTTGTTGCGCGACGGTGTGACCCTCACTATCTCCGAGCCGGGCGGCAGCGCTTTGTGGTGGGTGCGGGGTGTTTAG
- the pilQ gene encoding Type IV pilus biogenesis and competence protein PilQ has product MLQRGWRGAVLVAVAVGVTACGICAQTPKWTWHTVQSGETLSALARRYRTTVAQLVRLNGWKAPRPLRVGERVKVPAAAVKTVTVARPLAPQHPSPPTLRPASQMTAPVAARRGVASQPRVLQVAVGKAVALRVPGLRSVSVAMPEIADVQVLTADTLGVLGKKVGSTSLIVVTATQTFVWEVQVTPEPFLRERLQQLIGLPTVSVEVIKDAVVLSGTVPTQSDKERAAALARLFATTVLDLLRVEAEAAPPPPKPALPSPEEIQRAIGITGVRVQLVGDTVVLEGTVATPEEVTRAEKVAALMAPKVVNLLQARPLSASEVQALIAVPTVQVRETPEALVLEGTVPTPEDLNRINEIAAQARRKVVNWVKVVPPPTPPMAPFAQRVKDAIGIPTIEVQGDEKKLMLAGTVATQAEKERAIRIARFMLGLPPITPPPPSPQASLMAVPGFGIVPATSPAPTATAAAEQEPRLLDLIEVKGGKQIRVELRVVEVNRSALRDLGVNFPALASPGVAIGQAVNPETGGVTGIAQRTPIQALLQALEQRNAARTLSAPSAVVLSGQEARFNVGGEIPIPVSTLAPGVGTTTAIEFRPFGIAMTVVPTVEPSGKIGVRVNAEVSELDFSIGITIAGATIPGTRIRRATTQVELASGETLVMSGLVQRVQQEIVNRVPVLSRIPILGELFKSRRFQQGETELAILVTPVLVEPAQP; this is encoded by the coding sequence GTGTTGCAACGCGGTTGGCGCGGTGCAGTGCTGGTGGCGGTTGCGGTTGGCGTGACGGCGTGCGGCATCTGCGCACAAACGCCGAAGTGGACATGGCATACCGTGCAAAGCGGAGAAACTTTGAGCGCCTTGGCGCGGCGCTACCGCACGACGGTCGCCCAGTTGGTGCGGTTAAATGGGTGGAAGGCACCGCGTCCATTGCGCGTTGGCGAGCGGGTGAAGGTGCCGGCAGCAGCGGTCAAAACAGTGACGGTTGCACGCCCGCTGGCGCCCCAACACCCTTCACCGCCCACGCTCCGTCCTGCCAGCCAGATGACCGCGCCCGTTGCGGCGCGGCGTGGCGTGGCGTCTCAGCCTCGCGTGTTACAAGTGGCTGTCGGTAAAGCCGTTGCGCTGCGGGTGCCCGGACTGCGATCGGTAAGCGTGGCGATGCCAGAGATTGCCGATGTGCAAGTGTTGACCGCCGACACGCTGGGCGTGCTGGGCAAAAAAGTCGGCAGCACTTCGTTGATCGTTGTCACGGCGACGCAGACCTTTGTTTGGGAAGTGCAGGTGACGCCGGAGCCGTTTTTGCGTGAACGGCTGCAGCAGTTAATCGGGTTGCCGACCGTGTCCGTGGAGGTCATCAAAGACGCAGTAGTGTTGAGCGGAACAGTGCCGACGCAGAGCGACAAAGAACGGGCGGCTGCCTTGGCGCGGTTGTTTGCGACGACCGTGTTGGACTTGCTGCGAGTAGAAGCCGAAGCCGCACCGCCGCCACCTAAGCCCGCTTTGCCCTCGCCAGAAGAAATCCAGCGAGCCATTGGCATTACAGGTGTGCGGGTGCAATTGGTCGGCGACACAGTCGTCTTAGAAGGCACCGTCGCCACGCCGGAGGAAGTTACCCGAGCGGAAAAGGTGGCGGCACTCATGGCGCCGAAGGTCGTGAACTTGTTGCAAGCCCGACCGCTATCGGCAAGCGAAGTGCAAGCCCTTATCGCTGTGCCGACCGTGCAGGTGCGGGAGACACCGGAAGCGCTGGTGCTGGAAGGCACGGTGCCGACGCCTGAAGACCTCAACCGCATCAACGAAATCGCGGCACAAGCCCGCCGCAAAGTTGTGAACTGGGTCAAAGTTGTTCCTCCTCCGACCCCGCCGATGGCGCCTTTCGCGCAGAGGGTCAAGGACGCCATCGGCATCCCCACGATAGAAGTGCAAGGCGACGAGAAAAAATTGATGTTGGCGGGCACTGTCGCGACACAAGCGGAAAAAGAGCGCGCCATCCGCATTGCACGGTTTATGTTGGGTTTACCGCCCATCACCCCACCGCCGCCGTCCCCACAAGCCTCGCTAATGGCAGTGCCGGGCTTCGGTATCGTTCCGGCGACTTCACCGGCACCAACGGCGACCGCTGCGGCGGAGCAAGAGCCGCGCTTGTTGGACCTGATTGAAGTGAAAGGCGGCAAGCAAATCCGCGTGGAACTGCGGGTCGTGGAGGTCAACCGGTCAGCGTTGCGGGATTTGGGCGTCAACTTTCCCGCTCTGGCGTCGCCCGGTGTGGCGATCGGTCAGGCGGTCAACCCTGAAACGGGCGGGGTGACGGGTATCGCCCAGCGCACACCTATTCAGGCGCTTTTGCAAGCGTTAGAGCAACGCAACGCCGCTCGCACTTTGTCGGCGCCTAGCGCCGTCGTATTGAGCGGTCAAGAAGCGCGGTTCAATGTCGGCGGTGAAATTCCGATCCCTGTGTCCACACTGGCACCGGGCGTCGGGACAACGACAGCGATTGAGTTCCGTCCCTTCGGCATCGCAATGACAGTTGTGCCGACGGTGGAACCGTCGGGCAAAATTGGGGTGCGCGTGAACGCGGAAGTCAGCGAACTGGATTTTTCCATCGGGATTACCATCGCTGGAGCGACTATCCCCGGCACCCGCATCCGCCGGGCGACGACGCAGGTGGAGTTGGCGTCGGGTGAAACATTGGTCATGAGCGGGTTAGTGCAACGGGTGCAGCAGGAAATCGTCAACCGCGTGCCGGTGCTGAGCCGTATCCCGATTTTGGGCGAACTGTTCAAGAGCCGGCGCTTCCAGCAGGGCGAGACGGAGTTGGCGATTTTGGTCACGCCCGTGCTGGTGGAGCCGGCGCAACCGTGA
- the cckA_2 gene encoding Sensor kinase CckA, with product MRYIGLPMVTGERVVGVLHLFVSAAHAFTDRDMALAQTLAGQAAVATEHLRLFELSKAWREALERFLAAQTQIARTPSSEVASVVLRTLQTSLGVTCAYFYGYDERTQTLQLKGCLLSEELAPPLADKPFAVVPLGEGLIGRVAQERRALYVADTTTEGVGSELTPHDAAPVLSVYALPLTFGDRLFGVVALLGHEPHAFSRASRALADSFAVYASAALEVSHLLEELRHHAARLEVLHRVAKAATERLDSASIARVTVETLDALMPDTMRALFVYDPNAEAFTLIAANADAEPVLRALGIAPGDSVSLSEMPFADALRRGECVCVHDVADTDLPFAGALVAVGCRSLLLQGIRSGDEFLGVIVKGRSEPHAFDERDRTFVRGLSEYLAVAFHNAALFTALQRAYEDLQQAHLTIAQQERLRALGQMASGIVHDVNNALVPVIAYAEMLQEHDDPQVQQMATQMQSAVDDLVHIVNRLRAFYRPRNPHEELEPIDLNKIVQQVVDLTRPRWYDMPQREGVTIDLRLALDETLPPIAGISSEVREALTNLIFNAVDAIMDKGVPHGTIILRTGRRDDHWVFVEVSDTGVGMDEETRHRALEPFFTTKGERGTGMGLAMVYGVMERHDGSIHIDSTLGVGTTVRLLFPTRTVQDRVQATPSEMTLPPLRILVVDDDPAVRIALAAILHQLGHQVVTASDGDSAAALFESALERGAPFDVVITDLGMPRMSGTDLVRRIKKHSNTPVIVMTGWGVDAQPKGADAAIAKPVRLRELKETLVRVLAPRQA from the coding sequence ATGCGTTACATCGGGCTGCCAATGGTGACAGGGGAGCGGGTCGTCGGTGTGTTGCATCTGTTTGTCTCGGCGGCGCATGCCTTCACAGACCGCGATATGGCACTGGCGCAAACTTTAGCGGGGCAAGCCGCTGTTGCGACGGAACATCTGCGACTGTTTGAGTTGAGCAAAGCGTGGCGGGAAGCGTTAGAACGCTTTCTCGCCGCCCAAACGCAAATTGCCCGCACCCCGTCGTCAGAAGTCGCCTCGGTGGTGCTGCGCACTTTGCAAACGAGTTTGGGCGTTACCTGCGCCTACTTTTACGGTTATGACGAGCGCACGCAAACGCTGCAACTCAAAGGGTGCTTGCTGAGCGAGGAACTCGCCCCACCGCTCGCCGATAAACCCTTCGCTGTCGTGCCGTTAGGCGAAGGGCTCATCGGGCGCGTGGCGCAAGAACGGCGCGCCCTCTATGTCGCCGACACGACGACCGAAGGTGTCGGCAGTGAATTGACGCCCCACGATGCCGCCCCTGTTTTGTCGGTTTACGCGCTCCCGCTCACCTTCGGTGACCGTTTGTTCGGTGTCGTAGCCCTGTTAGGGCACGAACCCCATGCCTTTTCGAGGGCGAGCCGTGCGTTGGCAGACAGTTTCGCCGTCTATGCATCGGCGGCGCTGGAAGTGTCCCACCTGCTGGAAGAACTGCGCCACCACGCCGCTCGCTTGGAAGTGCTCCATCGCGTCGCCAAAGCGGCGACGGAACGGCTGGACAGTGCAAGCATTGCGCGCGTCACTGTGGAGACACTGGACGCTTTGATGCCCGACACGATGCGCGCGTTGTTTGTTTATGACCCCAACGCCGAAGCCTTCACCCTGATTGCCGCCAACGCCGATGCGGAACCTGTTTTGCGGGCGTTGGGTATCGCCCCTGGCGACTCGGTGTCTCTGAGCGAGATGCCCTTCGCCGACGCCCTGCGGCGGGGCGAATGCGTTTGCGTGCACGATGTGGCAGACACCGACCTGCCCTTCGCCGGGGCATTAGTGGCAGTGGGGTGCCGGTCGCTGTTGCTGCAGGGCATTCGGTCAGGCGATGAGTTTTTGGGCGTGATAGTCAAGGGGCGGTCAGAACCTCACGCCTTTGACGAACGAGACCGCACCTTCGTGCGGGGGCTGAGTGAGTATTTGGCGGTGGCGTTCCACAACGCAGCGCTCTTCACCGCCCTGCAGCGTGCCTACGAAGACCTGCAACAGGCTCATCTCACTATCGCTCAACAGGAACGGCTGCGGGCGTTGGGGCAGATGGCGAGTGGCATCGTTCACGATGTCAACAACGCGTTGGTGCCTGTTATCGCCTACGCAGAAATGCTGCAAGAGCACGATGACCCGCAAGTGCAGCAGATGGCGACACAGATGCAAAGCGCTGTGGACGATTTGGTGCACATCGTCAATCGGCTCCGCGCCTTTTACCGCCCCCGCAACCCGCACGAGGAGTTGGAACCGATAGACCTGAACAAAATTGTTCAGCAAGTCGTTGACCTCACCAGACCTCGCTGGTATGACATGCCGCAGCGGGAGGGCGTGACGATAGACCTGCGGTTAGCGTTGGACGAGACCCTACCGCCCATCGCAGGCATTTCATCCGAAGTGCGAGAAGCCCTGACCAACCTGATCTTCAACGCAGTAGATGCGATCATGGACAAAGGCGTTCCCCATGGCACCATCATTTTGCGCACTGGACGACGCGACGACCATTGGGTGTTCGTGGAAGTCAGCGACACCGGTGTCGGCATGGATGAAGAAACCCGCCATCGGGCGTTGGAACCCTTTTTCACGACCAAAGGGGAACGCGGCACCGGCATGGGCTTAGCGATGGTCTACGGGGTCATGGAACGGCACGACGGCAGCATTCACATTGACAGCACTTTGGGCGTCGGCACAACGGTGCGCCTTCTGTTCCCGACGCGAACGGTGCAAGACCGCGTTCAGGCGACACCGTCAGAGATGACTTTGCCGCCCCTGCGGATTTTGGTCGTAGATGACGACCCAGCCGTTCGGATCGCCTTGGCAGCCATCTTGCACCAATTAGGGCACCAAGTCGTCACCGCCAGCGACGGCGACAGTGCCGCTGCACTTTTTGAATCGGCGCTGGAGCGCGGCGCTCCTTTTGATGTCGTCATCACCGATTTGGGCATGCCCCGCATGAGCGGCACCGACTTGGTGCGCCGGATCAAAAAACACAGCAACACGCCTGTTATCGTCATGACCGGTTGGGGCGTAGACGCCCAACCGAAAGGGGCTGACGCTGCGATCGCTAAACCCGTGCGGCTGCGGGAACTCAAAGAAACCCTCGTGCGAGTCTTGGCACCGCGACAGGCTTGA